From one Gadus morhua chromosome 8, gadMor3.0, whole genome shotgun sequence genomic stretch:
- the LOC115548475 gene encoding uncharacterized protein LOC115548475, with translation MDRKTLFSLWAQLTPASIMMEDRESYTEETRLVPAPPTEAKPPGLNPRYPRGARLPWLAAPAGGSNERVVLRPPTEAKPPGLNPRYPRGARLPRLAVAEEADGQEAWIQAAHSDTVSLCARAQGAASSQETSPGRTPPEVADPDHHRGSRLPWLAAPAAGASDRIVLRPPTDAKPPGLNPRYPRGSRLPRLAAPAAGANERTVLRPPTEAKPPGLNPCYPRGSRLPRLAAPAAGANERVVLIPTEAQPPGLNPRYPRGSRLPRLAAPAGGSNERIVLRPPTEAKPPGLNPRYPSGSRLPRLAVAEEADGQEAWIQAAHSDTMSLRARALGAASSQETSPGRTPPEVADPDHHRGARLPRLAVPAAGANDRIVLCPTEAKPPHRPPVSFTVDLRDAPLSSASSSRNAAASARRRAHGGAEADLSGTERSQSANGQRSQAPGRIVLRPPTEAKPPGLNPRYPRGSRLPRLAVAEEADGQEAWIQAAHSDTVSLCARALGAASSQETSPGQTPTEVADPDHPRGARLPRLAAPAAGANDRIVLRPTEAKPPHRPPVSFTVDLRDAPLSSAPSSRNAAASARRRVPREVRLRPEADLSGTERSQFANGQRSQAPGSPPASDVPEGVAGRGKYALSPFPPVQERLRNGRIPREKLRGPPPHQAGEEAGPSGKRQKNGGRCFPDQRLTAEPELEEKLLDSRDEPAQGSLSGPQRDPPGPHPFPKPELAMTQSLTLISSENWQEKMEGLTVLRSLAQNHVDTLLPRLRDVCLALVQEVKNLRSGVSRVAVCTLGVLYCHLQRAMDKEVDTTARALLHKAAESNAFIREEVDAALGHMVRHCTPARCINAFLDGGLSHLSAAVRKCAAQHLADLLERVGVARLLSGGKDVTDRILPAVVKLALDSSPEPRSFGRRMLLFLSSHRDFDSLLEKNIPTKDLSAARKAVSGLKAKGQGQGQGLGETPASLPGSGTARASTLQRKLPKQTIAPSPTTTTATPTNTTTTTPREPNSKYSSKPQGPIMEDKFEYIRQLTALLESKDFRERIKGLDQLVADCQHNPSMVIRSLFPVFDLFRDRLLESNRKVNLYALEALQGMVRLLKDNLSGVLNHLVPAIVDNHLNSKNRAVYSAATGALCELVLNLDNSLLLEPFCFKARVLSGQAKVDLIEKVAELVTELYPRRPQLVEQKALPLLWGLLGPSSGSVHRATTSLCRALHHQMGPGLRQSAASQPPSVGRDLNQLLRTMS, from the exons ATGGACAGGAAGACATTGTTTTCTTTGTGGGCTCAACTGACCCCTGCTTCCATCATGATGGAGGACAGGGAGTCATACACCGAGGAGACCAGGCTCGTCCCCGCCCCCCCTACTGAGGCCAAGCCCCCGGGCCTTAACCCCCGCTACCCTCGTGGGGCTAGGCTGCCCTGGTTGGCTGCCCCAGCTGGTGGCAGCAACGAGAGGGTCGTCCTCCGCCCCCCTACTGAGGCCAAGCCCCCGGGCCTTAACCCCCGCTACCCTCGTGGGGCTAGGCTGCCCCGGTTGGCtgtggctgaggaggctgaCGGCCAGGAAGCCTGGATCCAGGCGGCCCACTCCGACACCGTGTCCCTCTGTGCACGGGCTCAGGGTGCCGCCTCGAGCCAGGAGACTTCCCCGGGCCGAACCCCCCCAG AAGTGGCTGACCCTGACCACCATCGTGGGTCTAGGCTCCCCTGGTTGGCCGCCCCAGCCGCTGGCGCCAGCGACAGGATCGTCCTCCGCCCCCCTACTGACGCCAAGCCCCCGGGCCTTAACCCCCGCTACCCTCGTGGGTCTAGGCTGCCCCGGTTGGCTGCCCCAGCCGCTGGTGCCAACGAGAGGACCGTCCTCCGCCCCCCTACTGAGGCCAAGCCCCCGGGCCTTAACCCCTGCTACCCTCGCGGGTCTAGGCTGCCCCGGTTGGCTGCCCCAGCCGCTGGCGCCAACGAGAGGGTTGTCCTCATCCCTACTGAGGCCCAGCCCCCGGGCCTTAACCCCCGCTACCCTCGTGGGTCTAGGCTGCCCCGGTTGGCTGCCCCAGCTGGTGGCAGCAACGAGAGGATCGTCCTCCGCCCCCCTACTGAGGCCAAGCCCCCGGGCCTTAACCCCCGCTACCCTAGTGGGTCTAGGCTGCCCCGGTTGGCtgtggctgaggaggctgaCGGCCAGGAAGCCTGGATCCAGGCGGCCCACTCCGACACCATGTCCCTCCGTGCACGGGCTCTGGGTGCCGCCTCGAGCCAGGAGACTTCCCCGGGCCGAACCCCCCCAG AAGTGGCTGACCCTGACCACCATCGTGGGGCTAGGCTGCCCCGGTTGGCTGTCCCAGCCGCTGGCGCCAACGACAGGATCGTCCTCTGCCCTACTGAGGCCAAGCCCCCACATAGACCCCCAG TGTCCTTCACAGTGGATCTGCGGGACGCCCCGTTGAGCTCCGCCTCCTCGTCCCGGAACGCCGCTGCCTCCGCCCGCCGCCGGGCGCACGGTGGCGCCGAGGCGGACCTCTCTGGGACGGAGCGCTCCCAGTCCGCCAACGGCCAGAGGTCCCAGGCCCCAGGCAGGATCGTCCTCCGCCCCCCTACTGAGGCCAAGCCCCCGGGCCTTAACCCCCGCTACCCTCGTGGGTCTAGGCTGCCCCGGTTGGCtgtggctgaggaggctgaCGGCCAGGAAGCCTGGATCCAGGCGGCCCACTCCGACACCGTGTCCCTCTGTGCACGGGCTCTGGGTGCCGCCTCGAGCCAGGAGACTTCTCCGGGCCAAACCCCCACAG AAGTGGCTGACCCTGACCACCCTCGTGGGGCTAGGCTGCCCCGGTTGGCTGCCCCAGCCGCTGGCGCCAACGACAGGATCGTCCTCCGCCCTACTGAGGCCAAGCCCCCACATAGACCCCCAG TGTCCTTCACAGTGGATCTGCGGGACGCCCCGCTGAGCTCCGCCCCCTCGTCCCGGAACGCCGCTGCCTCCGCCCGCCGCCGGGTGCCCAGAGAGGTCCGCCTCCGTCCCGAGGCGGACCTCTCTGGGacggagcgctcccagttcgccAACGGCCAGAGGTCCCAGGCCCCAGGCAGCCCGCCGGCCTCTGACGTTCCTGAAGGCGTGGCGGGCAGAGGTAAGTACGCGTTGAGCCCGTTTCCCCCTGTGCAGGAGCGTCTGAGGAACGGCAGGATCCCCCGGGAGAAGCTCCGgggcccgcccccccaccaggcAGGGGAAGAGGCCGGGCCCTCTGGGAAGAGGCAGAAGAACGGGGGCCGCTGTTTCCCCGACCAGAGGTTGACCGCTGAGCCcgagctggaggagaagctgtTGGATAGCAGAG atgagcCGGCCCAGGGCTCCCTCAGCGGCCCCCAGCGAGACCCACCCGGGCCCCACCCCTTCCCCAAACCTGAGCTGGCCATGACACAGAGCCTCACTCTCATCAGCTCAGAGAactg GCAGGAGAAGATGGAAGGGCTCACGGTGCTGCGCAGTCTGGCCCAGAACCACGTGGACACGCTGCTCCCCAGGCTCCGCGACGTCTGCCTCGCCCTCGTGCAAGAG GTGAAGAACCTGCGTTCGGGCGTGTCCCGCGTAGCCGTGTGCACGCTGGGCGTCCTGTACTGCCACCTGCAGCGGGCCATGGACAAGGAGGTGGACACCACGGCCAGGGCGCTGCTGCACAAGGCGGCCGAGAGCAACGCCTTCATCCGGGAGGAAGTGGACGCAGCGCTGGGCCACATGGTGCGGCACTGCACGCCGGCACGCTGCATCAACGCCTTCCTGGACGGGGGTTTGAG cCACCTGAGCGCGGCGGTGAGGAAGTGCGCCGCCCAGCACCTGGCCGACCTGCTGGAGAGGGTGGGCGTGGCCCGCCTGCTGTCCGGAGGGAAGGACGTGACGGACAGAATCCTCCCGGCCGTGGTCAAGCTGGCCCTGGACTCCTCCCCGGAACCCAG GTCCTTTGGCCGCCGGATGTTGCTGTTCCTGTCCTCCCACCGGGACTTTGATAGCCTGCTGGAGAAGAACATCCCCACCAAGGACCTTTCCGCCGCCCGCAAGGCGGTCAGTGGACTCAAGGCAAAG ggtcagggtcagggtcagggtctgggTGAGACCCCAGCCTCGCTTCCCGGCAGTGGCACCGCTAGGGCCTCGACGCTCCAAAGGAAGCTCCCCAAACAGACCATagcccccagccccaccaccaccaccgccaccccgaccaacaccaccaccaccacccccag GGAGCCCAACAGCAAGTACAGCTCCAAACCTCAGGGGCCCATCATGGAAGACAAGTTTGAGTACATCAGGCAGCTCACCGCTCTGCTGGAGTCCAAGGACTTCAGGGAGCGCATCAAAGGCCTCGACCAGCTGGTGGCCGACTGCCAGCACAACCCCAGCATGGTCATCCGCAGCCTGTTCCCG GTGTTTGACCTCTTCAGAGACCGCCTGCTGGAGTCCAACCGTAAGGTGAACCTGTACGCCCTGGAGGCCCTGCAGGGGATGGTGCGCCTGCTGAAGGACAACCTGTCCGGGGTGCTCAACCACCTGGTGCCCGCCATCGTGGACAACCACCTCAACTCCAAGAACCGCGCTGTGTACTCGGCCGCCACAGGGGCCCTCTGCGAGCTGGTCCTGAACCTCG ACAACAGCCTCCTCCTGGAGCCGTTCTGCTTCAAGGCACGGGTTCTTAGCGGCCAAGCAAAGGTGGACCTCATTGAGAAGGTTGCAG
- the LOC115548487 gene encoding zinc finger protein 862 — MKKQRQPRGGEPGAGTFKYQDVTLSKGEAAELAEGQPISQCAPRLQRAIVLTCESTVKHLKNRFSSLLEENTKDAPTAKAVKCFNVFSHDSWADNRLELLNHGVEEVNFLLRHFSTVLDRNGCSKEKAKEEFQLMKMTINTSFKDKSYLGLWQVMTTKEPYCSDFANILHLVKIMLVLPISSAVCERGFSSVNRIKSDVRSSLHTETVEDLIRISVEGPQLEDYDARQDVKQWFSQGKRSRRPNYMSWSLE; from the exons ATGAAGAAGCAGCGCCAAccgagaggaggagaacctggGGCTGGGACGTTCAAGTATCAG GATGTCACGCTTTCTAAAGGTGAAGCTGCAGAGCTGGCAGAAGGTCAACCAATCAGCCAGTGTGCTCCCAGACTGCAAAGAGCCATTGTGCTGACCTGTGAGTCCACGGTGAAACACCTGAAGAATAGATTTAGCAGCCTACTTG AAGAGAACACAAAGGATGCACCAACAGCCAAGGCAGTGAAGTGTTTCAATGTCTTCAGCCATGACTCTTGGGCAGATAATAGGCTGGAGCTCCTGAACCATGGTGTGGAAGAGGTGAACTTTCTCCTACGACACTTCTCCACTGTCCTGGACAG GAATGGCTGCAGCAAAGAAAAGGCCAAAGAGGAGTTCCAACTGATGAAAATGACGATAAACACGTCATTCAAGGACAAAAGCTATCTTGGACTGTGGCAAGTCATGACGACAAAAGAGCCCTACTGCTCAGACTTTGCG AATATCCTACACCTGGTCAAAATCATGCTGGTGCTCCCAATCTCTTCAGCAGTCTGTGAAAGAGGCTTCTCATCAGTAAACAGAATCAAGTCAGATGTTAGATCAAGCCTGCATACTGAAACTGTTGAGGACCTAATCCGTATTAGTGTTGAGGGGCCACAATTGGAGGACTATGATGCCAGGCAGGATGTTAAGCAATGGTTCTCCCAGGgtaagaggagcaggaggcctaACTATATGAGCTGGTCCCTAGAATGA